In a single window of the Sander lucioperca isolate FBNREF2018 chromosome 19, SLUC_FBN_1.2, whole genome shotgun sequence genome:
- the ptrhd1 gene encoding putative peptidyl-tRNA hydrolase PTRHD1 codes for MAATGAGSPSRLVQYVVVRSDLVHKLSWPLGAVITQACHAATAAIHLHYGDPDTQQYLAELDSMHKVVLGAPDEAALSGLSETLTQAGVAHKLWIEQPENIPTCLALKPCPKETVQPLMRKFKLFK; via the exons ATGGCGGCTACGGGAGCCGGGTCTCCTAGCCGGTTGGTCCAGTATGTTGTTGTCAGGTCGGATCTGGTTCACAAGCTGTCCTGGCCTCTGGGAGCCGTTATAACTCAGGCCTGTCATGCCGCTACTGCCGCCATTCACCTTCACTACGGGGACCCGGACACACAGCAGTACCTCGCAGAGCTGGACTCCATGCATAAAGTGGTGCTAGGG GCTCCAGACGAGGCCGCCCTCTCCGGTCTATCGGAGACCCTAACACAGGCTGGTGTGGCCCACAAGCTTTGGATCGAACAACCAGAGAACATCCCCACCTGCTTGGCTCTGAAGCCATGTCCAAAAGAGACTGTCCAGCCGCTGATGCGCAAGTTCAAACTCTTCAAATGA